The following proteins are co-located in the Oncorhynchus gorbuscha isolate QuinsamMale2020 ecotype Even-year linkage group LG22, OgorEven_v1.0, whole genome shotgun sequence genome:
- the LOC124009938 gene encoding deubiquitinating protein VCPIP1-like translates to MSLLQGSKKKDKRILSGTCPDPKCQARLFFPAYGSISIECTECGQRHEQNNLLNVEEVTDPDVVLHNLLRNALLGVTGAPKKGTELVKVMGLSNYHCKLLSPILTRYGMDKQTGKAKLLREMNQGEMFDCSLLGDRAFLIEQEHVCTVGYGKDRSGSLIYLHDTLEEMKKANSNKECLIPVHVDGDGHCLVHAVSRALVGRELFWHALRENLKQHFKQNLDRYKALFQDFIDAAEWEDIIKECDPLFIPPEGVPLGLRNIHIFGLANVLHRPIILLDSLSGMRSSGDYSASFLPGLVPEEQCKGKDGKFNKPICIAWSSSGRNHYIPLVGIKNTLLPKLPPRLLPKAWGVPQELIKKYIKLEQDGSCVIGGDRSLQDKYVMRLVNAMEEIFMEKHGIHPSLVADVHQYVYRRTGVIGVQPEEVTEAARKSVMENRLHRCLICNALSELHVLPEWLAPGGKLYNLAKSTHGKLRPDKNYSFPLNKVVCCYDPERDILIPDYKLSSLNTCNWCHGTSVRHIHGNGSVVYLDGDRTNTRSQGGKCGCGFKHYWEGKEYDNLPEAFPITLEWGGRVVRETVYWFQYEVNVDLNSNVYDVAMKLVTKHFPGEFGSELLVQKVVNTILHHTAKKNPDEYNPVSIDGAHAQRLTDVVETQQAVDTQPPTKIILTGQKSKTIHKEELTVSKAERSLQQSISEQALVTQKRRTDRLKQEQKGQGRPPSPSAAQEHSSSPATPTKSSFSPTSSKEKKIRVTTSDGRQAMLTLQAQTTFSELQRSIANEFTMPPAQQCIRHGFPPKELFPPKDGAENEPVALQHGDRVTVEILRGPEDRKASAPSASSSHSTLHSLLSVKSDDPVTSSRMNTSRELQDNIDLEMSSLCLLSTLMGEDVWSYAKKLPHLFHQGGVFYNIVKKDMGLMDGKHCTLPHLTGKTFVYNAAEERLELCVDAAGHFPVGPDVEDLVKEALVQLRSEAASRSREGSPSHSLLRLGSGGVVRKKEQLQSVNAFQGKGHSLGSAPGGSPPEHKPITRQHSSGVDLSASASKGPDLSDISEDATKELVRMAPGFVTMKDSRHLDPSMIEEQRKKLQEMVSSIQASMDRHLREQSNAGAGIGGPAERTSGAKMSASQSAPGAGVKEASSMDVSTTGAHGTSVEAGNKPDGKDAVSEELEEMDSQDAEHTNALEPMDHS, encoded by the exons ATGTCGTTGCTACAGGGCTCCAAGAAAAAGGACAAGCGTATTTTGTCCGGTACCTGCCCAGACCCGAAATGTCAGGCGAGGCTATTCTTCCCTGCTTACGGTTCGATTAGCATTGAATGCACAGAGTGTGGCCAACGCCACGAACAGAATAATCTTTTAAATGTGGAAGAAGTAACTGATCCAGACGTTGTGCTTCACAATTTGTTAAGAAATGCCTTACTCGGTGTCACTGGTGCACCGAAAAAGGGAACAGAGCTGGTGAAAGTGATGGGGCTTTCCAACTACCATTGCAAGCTCCTTTCTCCTATTCTCACAAGGTATGGAATGGATAAGCAGACGGGAAAAGCGAAACTGCTGCGGGAAATGAATCAAGGAGAAATGTTCGACTGTTCACTTCTAGGAGACAGGGCGTTTCTAATTGAACAGGAGCATGTATGTACGGTTGGCTATGGCAAGGACAGATCCGGGAGCCTGATATACCTTCACGACACTTTGGAGGAGATGAAGAAAGCAAACAGCAACAAAGAATGCCTCATTCCTGTTCATGTGGATGGAGATGGACATTGTCTTGTTCATGCTGTGTCCAGGGCCCTGGTAGGCAGAGAACTGTTCTGGCATGCCTTGAGAGAGAATTTGAAACAACATTTCAAACAAAACTTGGATCGCTACAAGGCACTCTTTCAGGATTTTATTGATGCAGCCGAATGGGAGGACATCATCAAGGAATGTGACCCCCTGTTTATCCCACCGGAGGGTGTGCCACTGGGACTTCGGAACATTCACATATTCGGCTTGGCCAATGTGTTGCACCGCCCCATAATCTTGTTAGATTCACTGAGTGGAATGAGGAGCTCTGGGGATTACTCTGCAAGTTTTCTCCCTGGGCTTGTGCCGGAAGAGCAGTGCAAAGGAAAAGACGGGAAGTTTAACAAGCCTATATGCATCGCCTGGAGTAGCTCAGGGCGTAACCACTACATCCCCCTCGTCGGGATAAAGAACACCCTTCTCCCCAAGCTGCCACCGAGGCTTCTCCCCAAGGCATGGGGAGTGCCACAGGAGCTCATCAAGAAGTATATAAAGCTGGAACAAGATGGGAGCTGTGTCATCGGGGGAGACAGGAGCTTACAAGACAAGTATGTGATGAGACTGGTCAATGCCATGGAGGAGATCTTCATGGAGAAGCATGGAATCCACCCCTCCCTGGTGGCAGACGTGCATCAGTACGTTTACAGACGGACCGGTGTGATCGGCGTCCAACCCGAAGAGGTGACGGAGGCTGCCAGGAAATCAGTCATGGAAAACCGGCTACATCGCTGTCTGATCTGCAATGCACTCTCTGAGCTTCATGTTCTACCTGAGTGGCTGGCTCCAGGTGGTAAGCTCTACAACCTGGCTAAATCCACCCACGGGAAGCTCAGACCTGACAAGAACTACAGCTTCCCGCTGAACAAGGTTGTCTGCTGTTACGACCCTGAGAGGGACATCCTCATTCCTGACTACAAGCTGAGCTCTTTGAACACATGCAACTGGTGCCACGGCACCTCCGTGCGCCACATCCATGGCAACGGCTCTGTGGTGTATCTGGATGGAGACAGAACCAACACCCGTTCCCAGGGGGGCAAATGTGGCTGCGGCTTTAAGCACTACTGGGAGGGAAAGGAATACGACAATCTGCCAGAGGCTTTCCCCATCACTCTGGAGTGGGGTGGGCGGGTTGTGCGGGAGACTGTGTACTGGTTCCAGTATgaggttaatgtggacctgaacAGCAACGTGTATGATGTCGCCATGAAACTGGTCACCAAGCATTTCCCTGGGGAGTTTGGCAGTGAGCTCCTAGTGCAGAAAGTGGTAAACACCATTTTACATCACACTGCCAAGAAGAACCCAGACGAGTATAACCCAGTCTCCATTGACGGGGCGCATGCTCAGAGGCTCACAGACGTGGTGGAAACCCAGCAGGCTGTTGACACACAGCCACCGACTAAGATCATACTAACTGGGCAGAAATCAAAGACCATTCACAAAGAGGAGCTTACAGTGAGTAAGGCAGAGCGGAGCCTTCAGCAGAGCATCAGCGAGCAGGCCCTAGTGACCCAGAAGAGGAGGACGGATCGACTGAAGCAGGAGCAGAAGGGACAGGGCAGGCCACCCTCCCCAAGTGCTGCTCAGGAACATTCCTCCTCCCCAGCCACACCCACCAaatcctccttctcccccacttCCAGCAAGGAGAAGAAGATCCGTGTCACCACTAGCGACGGGCGGCAGGCCATGCTCACTCTACAGGCTCAGACCACCTTCTCTGAGCTCCAGAGGAGCATTGCTAATGAGTTCACCATGCCTCCAGCCCAGCAATGTATCCGACATGGATTCCCACCCAAAGAACTTTTCCCTCCCAAGGATGGAGCAGAGAATGAACCGGTGGCTCTCCAACACGGGGACAGGGTGACTGTGGAGATCCTGAGAGGTCCAGAGGACCGCAAGGCATCCGCCCCAAGTGCTTCCAGTTCCCATTCAACCCTGCATTCCCTCCTCTCTGTGAAGAGTGATGATCCAGTGACTTCCAGCAGAATGAATACTAGCAGAGAGCTGCAGGACAACATTGACCTTGAGatgtcctccctctgtctcttatCAACCTTAATGG GAGAAGATGTCTGGTCATATGCCAAAAAACTGCCTCACTTATTCCACCAAGGTGGAGTTTTCTACAACATTGTGAAGAAAGATATGG GCCTGATGGATGGCAAGCACTGCACCCTCCCACACCTGACTGGAAAGACGTTTGTTTACAACGCAGCAGAGGAGCGTCTGGAACTGTGTGTGGATGCAGCAGGACACTTTCCCGTGGGCCCTGACGTGGAGGACCTCGTCAAGGAGGCCCTGGTGCAGCTCCGCTCTGAAGCTGCCTCCAGGAGTCGTGAGGGAAGCCCCTCTCACAGCCTGCTGAGGCTCGGGAGTGGAGGTGTGGTGCGCAAGAAGGAGCAGCTCCAAAGTGTCAACGCCTTCCAGGGTAAGGGCCACTCCCTGGGCAGCGCCCCAGGCGGCTCTCCCCCTGAACACAAGCCCATCACCCGCCAGCACAGCAGCGGGGTGGACCTGAGCGCCAGCGCCTCCAAGGGACCTGACCTGTCTGACATCTCAGAGGACGCGACCAAGGAGTTGGTGCGCATGGCTCCCGGTTTTGTCACCATGAAAGACAGCCGACACCTGGACCCTAGTATGATCGAAGAACAGAGGAAAAAACTACAGGAGATGGTCTCATCCATCCAGGCCTCCATGGACAGGCACCTGAGAGAGCAGAGCAATGCAGGGGCAGGCATTGGGGGCCCTGCGGAGAGGACAAGTGGAGCTAAGATGAGTGCTTCCCAATCTGCCCCAGGGGCAGGCGTAAAGGAGGCCTCTTCTATGGACGTATCTACTACTGGTGCTCATGGCACATCAGTGGAGGCAGGGAACAAGCCTGATGGAAAGGATGCAGTGTCAGAGGAGCTGGAGGAAATGGATAGCCAGGATGCAGAGCATACCAATGCCCTGGAGCCAATGGATCATTCCTGA